CTGATCAGAGGATTTCTTCTTAAAATCTCCACTGCTTCCTTCTGATGATGCATGACATCAATTCGTATGGGATTCGCACTGTCAATTGACAGCATAATACTGTCAATCTCCCCCTGGAGTACCATCTTTCCCTGGTCTATGATTCCTATACTGGTGCTTACATCTGATAATTCCGACAATATATGAGAACTGATCAAGATGGTATATCCTTCTTTCTGAAGTCTCTGGATCAAATACTGAAATTCTCTGCGGGTTCTGGGATCCAGACCAGAGCAGGGTTCATCCAGCACCAGAAGCCGCGGGCTGTGAATCAGGGCACGGGCCAGACACAATCTTTGCTGCATGCCCCGGGACAGTGCATCTACAAGCCGGTCTTCCATTCCTGAAAGACCAACCATATCCAGCACCTCCAGACTGCGTCTGCATCCTTCTTTTCCGTAAATTCCATAGGCAGAAGCAAAAAACTCCAGATATTCGGTAACCTTCAGGTTTTCGTAAACGCCAAAAAAGTCCGGTACAAAACCTATCATACGCTTAAGATGTTCATAATTACCATTCAGACGTACTCCATCAATCCAGATTTCCCCGGAGTCATAGGTCAATAATCCGGAAATAATGCGGATTGTCGTTGTCTTTCCTGCACCGTTTGGACCTACAAATCCATAAATACTCCCGCTCTCTACTTCCATATTTAATCCGTTCAGTGCCTGAATGCCCCCATATCGCTTGTTAAGCTTTTCAATTTTCAGCATCTATTCCTGCCTTTCCAATCACATGAACCCCCGGCAAAAGATAAGTTTTAGTTTCATCCAGCTCCACATCCTTGATTCGGTAACGGAGGGTTATCTCATTTGCGCTATTGAGATATTCCTTTAGTTCCTCTTCATTAAATCTTCGATTCCATTCCTTCATCTGGTCAAATTCCCGGGTTTCATAGTTATAGAAATCAATGCTCCCTTGAAATGGCAGTGTATATTTATCCTGTAACTCAAATGGCTTAAACCATAAGGATTGAATCTCAAGATCCGTATCCCCCG
The window above is part of the Novisyntrophococcus fermenticellae genome. Proteins encoded here:
- a CDS encoding ABC transporter ATP-binding protein, with the protein product MLKIEKLNKRYGGIQALNGLNMEVESGSIYGFVGPNGAGKTTTIRIISGLLTYDSGEIWIDGVRLNGNYEHLKRMIGFVPDFFGVYENLKVTEYLEFFASAYGIYGKEGCRRSLEVLDMVGLSGMEDRLVDALSRGMQQRLCLARALIHSPRLLVLDEPCSGLDPRTRREFQYLIQRLQKEGYTILISSHILSELSDVSTSIGIIDQGKMVLQGEIDSIMLSIDSANPIRIDVMHHQKEAVEILRRNPLISRISIDKHAIAVWFDGSPEEEAYLLKELVEEGILITSFAREHNSLESLFFHLTGEGEAYEYESGI